A single genomic interval of Arthrobacter sp. NicSoilB8 harbors:
- a CDS encoding HIT family protein produces MSTLFTKIINGEIPGRFVWREDNVVAFLTMGPLADGHTLVVPTEEVDRWTDASPEVLGRVMEVARKIGAVQVDVFDAARAGLIVAGYEINHMHVHVWPSNSMADFDFGSVDQHPDPARLDANAEKLRAGLRTAGYSKHVPDA; encoded by the coding sequence ATGAGCACTCTCTTCACCAAAATCATCAACGGCGAGATCCCGGGCCGCTTCGTCTGGCGCGAGGACAACGTCGTGGCGTTCCTGACGATGGGGCCGCTGGCCGACGGCCACACCCTCGTGGTGCCCACCGAGGAAGTGGACCGCTGGACGGACGCCTCACCTGAGGTCCTCGGCCGGGTCATGGAGGTTGCGCGCAAGATCGGCGCCGTCCAGGTGGACGTGTTCGACGCCGCGCGGGCCGGCCTGATCGTGGCCGGCTACGAAATCAACCACATGCACGTCCACGTGTGGCCCTCCAACTCGATGGCGGACTTTGATTTCGGCTCGGTCGACCAGCACCCGGATCCGGCCAGGCTGGACGCCAACGCTGAGAAGCTCCGCGCAGGCCTCCGCACCGCCGGGTACTCGAAGCACGTCCCGGACGCCTAG
- a CDS encoding NAD(P)-dependent alcohol dehydrogenase: MTPGRPVPPPLAKPLPEPDATSHTTADKVAQTAGPTLAAAYGATSPDSGLVPLTVSRRAPKADDIEIAIEFCGLCHSDVHATRGEWGGDTYPLIPGHEIVGRVSRLGSGVDDFTVGERVGVGCMVDSCRECDSCLDGLEQYCENGMVGTYGAKDPRNDGAITQGGYSTSIVVDRNYVLRVPESLDPAAAAPLLCAGITTYSPLNHFEVEEGDVVGVVGLGGLGHMAVKIAKAMGAEVKVFTTSEKKFAAARELGADDVILSTDPAAMEAANRSIDVIIDTVAAPHDLNPYFRTLRLDGALFQLGLPSEAMPPVNPGALIRRRIAYAGSLIGGIAETQEMLDFCAEHGVVSDVEVVGADQLNEAYDRMVAGDVKYRFVLDASTLGSPAEKADA; this comes from the coding sequence ATGACACCTGGACGCCCTGTACCCCCGCCCCTGGCCAAGCCGCTGCCGGAACCCGACGCCACCTCGCACACCACCGCCGACAAAGTCGCGCAGACCGCCGGACCGACCCTGGCCGCCGCCTACGGTGCCACCTCACCGGACAGCGGACTCGTTCCTTTGACGGTGTCCCGCCGGGCGCCCAAGGCGGACGACATTGAGATCGCCATCGAATTCTGCGGACTGTGCCACTCTGACGTGCACGCCACCCGCGGCGAATGGGGCGGCGACACCTACCCCCTGATCCCGGGCCATGAGATCGTCGGCCGGGTCAGCCGGCTCGGTTCCGGCGTGGACGACTTCACGGTGGGTGAGCGCGTGGGCGTGGGTTGCATGGTGGATTCCTGCCGCGAATGCGACAGCTGCCTGGACGGCCTCGAGCAGTACTGCGAAAACGGAATGGTGGGAACGTACGGGGCCAAGGATCCCCGCAATGACGGCGCCATCACGCAGGGCGGCTACTCGACGTCGATCGTCGTGGACCGCAACTATGTCCTGCGCGTGCCGGAGAGCCTGGACCCCGCCGCGGCCGCACCCCTGCTGTGCGCCGGCATCACCACGTACTCGCCCCTGAACCACTTTGAAGTTGAGGAAGGCGACGTGGTCGGCGTCGTCGGTCTCGGCGGTCTCGGCCACATGGCCGTTAAGATCGCCAAGGCCATGGGTGCCGAAGTCAAGGTCTTCACCACCTCGGAGAAGAAGTTCGCCGCGGCCCGCGAGCTGGGCGCCGACGACGTTATCCTCTCCACCGACCCGGCCGCGATGGAGGCCGCGAACCGCAGCATCGACGTCATCATCGACACCGTCGCCGCGCCGCACGACCTCAACCCGTACTTCCGCACGCTGCGCCTGGACGGCGCGCTGTTCCAGCTGGGCCTGCCCTCGGAAGCGATGCCTCCCGTCAATCCCGGCGCGCTGATCCGGCGCCGGATCGCGTACGCGGGGTCGCTGATCGGCGGCATCGCCGAGACCCAGGAGATGCTGGACTTCTGCGCCGAGCACGGCGTGGTGTCCGACGTCGAGGTGGTGGGGGCAGACCAGCTCAACGAAGCCTACGACCGCATGGTGGCGGGCGACGTGAAGTACCGTTTTGTTTTGGATGCCAGCACCCTGGGGTCCCCGGCGGAAAAGGCGGACGCATGA
- a CDS encoding sulfurtransferase: MDTLIDAAALKDQLDGARENGPRTALLDVRWALGDPHGHDHYVREHIPGAVFVDLATELAGPAEPSRGRHPLPTLEQFQESARRWGINDGDTVVAYDDSGNMAAARLWWMLRNAGVRPVHLLDGGLAAWRAAGFELAAGAEQPAPGNVTLSEGDMPAIDAGQAASWAQQGLLLDARAGERYRGEFEPVDPRAGHIPGAVSAPTTGNLQADGRFLAPEELRQRFELLGYRAGVPTAVYCGSGVTAAHEIAALEIAGFSAALYPGSFSEWCHGVSNDVVTGPQPYGEDAASN; the protein is encoded by the coding sequence ATGGACACCCTCATCGATGCAGCTGCCCTGAAGGACCAACTGGACGGCGCCCGCGAAAATGGACCGCGCACAGCGCTCCTCGATGTTCGCTGGGCGCTGGGTGACCCCCATGGGCATGACCACTATGTGCGCGAACACATTCCCGGAGCCGTCTTCGTGGACCTCGCCACTGAACTCGCCGGACCCGCGGAACCGAGCCGCGGACGGCATCCGTTGCCGACGCTGGAGCAGTTCCAGGAGTCCGCGCGGCGCTGGGGCATCAACGACGGCGACACCGTGGTGGCGTACGACGACAGCGGCAACATGGCTGCCGCCCGGCTGTGGTGGATGCTGCGCAATGCCGGTGTCCGTCCCGTCCACCTGCTCGACGGCGGCCTTGCCGCCTGGCGTGCCGCCGGTTTCGAGCTGGCCGCGGGAGCCGAACAGCCCGCGCCCGGAAATGTCACCCTGTCCGAGGGTGACATGCCCGCGATCGACGCCGGACAGGCAGCTTCCTGGGCTCAGCAGGGGCTGCTTCTCGATGCCCGGGCGGGGGAGCGGTACCGCGGAGAATTCGAACCGGTGGATCCTCGCGCCGGCCACATTCCGGGCGCTGTCAGTGCACCCACCACCGGCAATTTGCAGGCGGACGGGCGGTTTCTGGCTCCGGAAGAACTGCGGCAACGGTTCGAGCTGCTCGGTTACCGGGCCGGTGTCCCCACCGCCGTGTACTGCGGTTCCGGAGTGACCGCCGCCCACGAAATCGCAGCCCTGGAGATCGCCGGCTTCTCCGCCGCCTTGTACCCGGGCTCGTTTTCGGAATGGTGCCACGGTGTCTCGAACGACGTCGTCACCGGGCCGCAACCGTACGGCGAGGACGCGGCGTCAAACTAG